Proteins encoded by one window of Phenylobacterium soli:
- a CDS encoding fumarylacetoacetate hydrolase family protein encodes MSVLDGPREEWRRILHEGTPKWVRSEGDRLVLGDGREVGEAEANYLPPCEPTKIICIHLNYDSRRVEFKAPPLVNPTYFQKPTTALNSHRGSVCRPADCQYLNYEGEIAAIVGKPMRNVAREDVWECLAGFAPANDVGAQDFRDTDAGSMLRVKGQDGFCPVGPGIVRGVDIREQSVRTYINGKVVQDGPVSDMTFPIDFLFADLSRHITFLPGDIVLTGTPANSRPMTIGDVVEVEVTGVGRLSNTVVEIPAPAYAVGHQPTDSEAVRRVALGQF; translated from the coding sequence ATGTCCGTGCTTGATGGACCCAGGGAAGAATGGCGGCGAATTCTTCATGAGGGGACCCCGAAGTGGGTCCGCTCGGAGGGTGATCGCCTCGTGCTCGGCGACGGGCGCGAGGTCGGCGAGGCGGAGGCCAACTATCTGCCTCCCTGCGAGCCTACAAAGATCATCTGCATCCACCTCAACTACGATTCGCGCCGGGTGGAATTCAAAGCGCCCCCGCTGGTCAATCCCACTTATTTCCAGAAACCGACCACCGCGCTCAACTCGCATCGGGGCAGCGTGTGCCGGCCCGCCGACTGCCAGTACCTGAACTACGAGGGCGAGATCGCCGCCATCGTCGGCAAGCCGATGCGGAACGTGGCCCGCGAGGACGTCTGGGAGTGCTTGGCGGGGTTCGCTCCGGCCAACGACGTCGGCGCCCAGGACTTCCGCGACACCGACGCCGGCTCGATGCTGCGGGTGAAGGGACAGGACGGCTTCTGCCCGGTCGGGCCGGGAATCGTCCGGGGCGTCGATATCCGCGAGCAGAGCGTCCGCACCTACATCAACGGCAAGGTCGTCCAGGACGGGCCGGTCAGCGACATGACGTTCCCGATCGACTTCCTGTTCGCCGACCTCTCCCGGCACATCACCTTCCTGCCCGGCGACATCGTCCTGACCGGAACGCCGGCCAACTCCCGTCCCATGACCATCGGCGATGTGGTGGAGGTGGAGGTCACCGGCGTCGGCCGGTTGAGCAACACAGTCGTGGAAATCCCGGCGCCGGCCTACGCCGTCGGTCATCAGCCCACCGATTCCGAGGCGGTGCGGCGCGTCGCCCTCGGCCAGTTCTGA
- a CDS encoding aldehyde dehydrogenase, protein MAQNTALIAGVEVSTDHWIDGRRVPSKERFQDASPIDGSHLAEIASGGKAEVDEAVDAARRAFPAWAALGPEGRLPILKAFAEGLRARAKELAAVETMDNGSLLGGNLMRVVPRAAQNIEFFADWATTLQGHVIEGTEVTNHVRYDPAGVAALITPWNAPLMLTTWKVGPALAAGDTVVVKPPEWAPLTCSLMAEVAHAAGLPPGVLNVVQGIGELAGDALVKHGEVDRISFTGSTDTAKLIGEAAARSITPMSAELGGKSPFIVCADADLDAAAQTVAAQYMNAGQVCLAGTRVFVEVSIEKTFLEKVRGAVAHMAVGDPRDPATRVGPLITREHFDRVAGFVERAKAAGAEALWGGSPANFGPLYFQPTLFANVDPASEISQREVFGPVLTWQTFEDEAAVIAAANDTHYGLAGVLFSRDEARAMRIASQVVAGTLWVNCFFVRDLAAPFGGSRDSGIGREGGSWSFDFYSDIKNIAVRKGSFGQQGG, encoded by the coding sequence GTGGCCCAGAACACAGCCCTTATCGCCGGGGTGGAGGTCTCGACCGACCACTGGATCGACGGACGCCGCGTGCCCTCCAAGGAGCGGTTCCAGGACGCCTCTCCGATCGACGGTTCGCACCTCGCCGAGATCGCCAGCGGCGGAAAGGCAGAGGTCGATGAGGCGGTGGACGCGGCGCGGCGCGCCTTCCCCGCCTGGGCGGCGCTCGGGCCGGAGGGTCGGCTGCCGATCCTGAAGGCGTTCGCCGAGGGCCTGCGCGCCCGGGCCAAGGAGCTGGCCGCGGTCGAGACCATGGACAACGGCTCGCTGCTCGGCGGCAACCTGATGCGGGTGGTCCCTCGGGCCGCCCAGAACATCGAGTTCTTCGCCGACTGGGCGACGACCCTGCAGGGTCACGTCATCGAAGGCACGGAGGTGACCAACCACGTCCGCTACGACCCTGCCGGAGTGGCGGCGCTGATCACGCCATGGAACGCACCGCTCATGCTGACCACGTGGAAGGTCGGGCCGGCGCTTGCGGCCGGGGACACCGTGGTGGTGAAGCCGCCGGAATGGGCGCCCCTCACCTGTTCGCTGATGGCCGAGGTGGCGCATGCCGCGGGCCTGCCCCCGGGCGTCCTCAATGTGGTGCAGGGAATCGGCGAGCTCGCCGGTGACGCGCTCGTCAAGCATGGCGAGGTGGATCGGATCAGCTTCACCGGCTCGACCGACACGGCCAAGCTGATCGGCGAGGCGGCCGCCCGCTCGATCACGCCCATGAGCGCTGAGCTGGGAGGCAAAAGCCCGTTCATCGTCTGCGCCGACGCTGATCTCGACGCCGCCGCACAGACCGTCGCCGCCCAATATATGAACGCCGGCCAAGTGTGCCTCGCAGGCACCCGCGTGTTTGTCGAGGTGTCGATCGAAAAGACGTTCCTCGAGAAGGTTCGGGGGGCGGTCGCTCACATGGCCGTGGGTGACCCGCGCGATCCCGCAACGCGCGTCGGGCCGCTCATCACCCGGGAGCACTTCGACCGGGTGGCCGGGTTCGTGGAGCGGGCGAAAGCAGCCGGCGCGGAGGCGCTGTGGGGCGGATCCCCCGCCAACTTCGGACCGCTCTACTTCCAGCCCACCCTGTTTGCGAACGTCGACCCGGCATCGGAGATCAGCCAACGCGAGGTGTTCGGCCCGGTCCTGACCTGGCAGACCTTCGAGGACGAGGCGGCGGTGATCGCCGCCGCCAACGACACACATTACGGGCTGGCCGGCGTGCTGTTCAGCCGCGATGAAGCCCGCGCCATGCGCATCGCCTCGCAGGTCGTGGCCGGCACGCTGTGGGTCAACTGCTTCTTCGTTCGCGACCTCGCCGCCCCGTTCGGCGGCAGCCGCGACTCCGGGATCGGCCGCGAGGGCGGCTCCTGGAGCTTCGATTTCTACAGCGACATCAAAAACATCGCGGTCCGCAAGGGATCGTTCGGACAGCAGGGAGGCTGA
- a CDS encoding VOC family protein codes for MGGVTELGYLTLGVSDLEAWKAFASQVLGLEVVPSLEPDKCYLRMDYWHHRVTLVRDDADDLLVAGLRVAGQDEFRDMASRLDAAGVVFRLGSQAEAEARHVLEVMMLADPNGFAIEIFHGPHVQFDKPFHPGRPMHGRFKTGLGGLGHIMQSQTAGLGKTYEFYRLLGMRGGIEYKMPLPGLPQPVPLMFLNCNERQHTFAFAGPGEKRINHIMFEVENMADVGLAHDLVVRAGLPIIIQPGSHANDQMFSFYFKNPSGFMNEIGWGGRPAQAQSEYYEGDAFGHAPVPGSMKGFMVPA; via the coding sequence ATGGGCGGCGTGACTGAGCTTGGCTATCTGACGCTTGGCGTCAGCGACCTCGAGGCTTGGAAGGCGTTCGCCTCACAGGTGCTGGGTCTGGAAGTCGTTCCGTCCCTGGAGCCGGACAAGTGCTACCTGCGGATGGACTACTGGCATCATCGGGTCACCCTGGTCCGTGACGACGCCGACGATCTGCTCGTCGCCGGCCTACGCGTCGCGGGACAGGACGAATTCCGTGACATGGCCTCGCGCCTCGACGCGGCCGGCGTCGTCTTCCGGCTGGGCTCGCAAGCCGAGGCCGAGGCCCGGCACGTGCTCGAGGTCATGATGCTGGCCGACCCCAACGGCTTCGCCATCGAAATCTTCCACGGCCCCCACGTCCAGTTCGACAAGCCGTTCCATCCAGGCCGCCCGATGCACGGGCGCTTCAAGACCGGCCTCGGCGGCCTCGGCCACATCATGCAGTCGCAGACCGCCGGCCTCGGGAAGACCTATGAATTCTACCGGCTCCTCGGGATGCGTGGCGGCATCGAGTACAAGATGCCCCTTCCCGGCCTGCCGCAGCCGGTCCCGCTGATGTTCCTGAACTGCAACGAGCGGCAGCACACCTTCGCCTTCGCCGGACCCGGCGAGAAGCGCATCAACCACATCATGTTCGAGGTGGAGAACATGGCCGACGTGGGCCTGGCCCACGACCTCGTCGTCCGTGCCGGCCTGCCGATCATCATCCAGCCCGGCAGCCATGCGAACGATCAGATGTTCTCGTTCTACTTCAAGAACCCGTCGGGATTTATGAACGAGATCGGCTGGGGCGGCCGGCCCGCCCAGGCCCAGTCCGAATATTACGAGGGCGACGCCTTCGGCCACGCGCCGGTCCCCGGCTCGATGAAGGGCTTCATGGTCCCGGCCTGA